Part of the Mytilus trossulus isolate FHL-02 chromosome 2, PNRI_Mtr1.1.1.hap1, whole genome shotgun sequence genome is shown below.
tatttgtttatactgATAACCATAgtagttattgtctttataattattttggtgTGGACACTAGGAGGGGACAGATGCAATGGACAGAGAACAAAGCAAGCTTTGGTTTGTATACATTTAAGATCATATAATAATGCCATTTTCATTGTAGGCCagctttttaatatataattgttatGTGCTTTacataaatgatttattttaatactaccgtaaaaattgaaaaaattttgTTCGTATATTCAATGGTATAACGTTGGTGTCGTCGTCATCTCCGACGTTTTCatccgaagacatttggttttcgcactataactttagtataagaaaatagaaatcaatgaaatttaaacacaaggctTATGACCACGAAAGAaagattgggattgattttgggagttgaggtcccaacagtttaggatttaggggtcaaaaaggggcccaaataagcatttttcttggttttagcACCATAACttccaaattaaactttgtttgatttcattaaaaattgaataattggggtgttttgatatgccgaatctaactgtttatgtagattctttatttttggtcccctgttcaaattggtctacattaaggtccaaagggtccaaaattaaacttagtttgattttgacaaaaaatgaatcggttgggttctttgatatgctgaatctaaaaatgtacttagatttttgattattgtcccatttttcaagttggtccaaatcggggtccaaaattaaactttgtttgatttcatcaaaaattgatctacattaaagtccatagggtcaaaaattaaactaagtttaatttgatttgaacacaaattgaattcttgggcttctttgatatgctgaatctaaacatgtacttagatttttgattatgggcccagttttcaagttggtccaaatcaggatccaaaattattatattacagtgttccagctaggaTCTCAAAAGGGCAGGGTGCCAATACTGAAAAAGGACATTAAACGTGtgatatgataatatgaaaagggcatgttttaataaagatattaatccaacattgtgtttattcgtTGAAATTCACTGGTTTTACAAGAACTATATCATTTGCCCATGTAGAACTCCATATTTCTATATATGCAGCATCTTTTGAAAGGTGTCCTGCTTCATTCTGTTTCTATGGTCTGACACACTTTACCAGTTTCACCTTTCTACCTAAACTGTACATGTGCTTAATGGCAATACAGCACAAAACAGCTGTGCTCAGTAAATGCACAATGTTAGGATAAAGCAACAGTGAAAATTGTattagaaataaagaaaacagaaaaagatgACCAAGGCACCCTTCCAACACTGCTACTAAGACCCTCTTTAACTTTACCCATAACTCAAAATacgtaaacatatatattcttaagcGAGAAGTATATAgacatattttagaatatgtTAAGTAGGTTACTCAATGCtaggaaaaaaatcagattcagttatctttctttttcgGGTGTGCTCCTTTTTTGGAGGATTATACACAGTACGTAGAAGAAGATGTAAATATGCAGAATAGTAGTTggatcaacttaaatcattgctttttacaatatacaatgcatattcacttttactaccaactgataaattaaaacaatctttaccattcagtgataacaagcactttttttacattttaatattttatgatgtatttaaatgagtagtttatattgttgcaaactccattagaaatttgaattgagatcagttctggaataagggaaagggggatgtgagaaaaaaaatggggggggggggggttgcaatttttctcatttcagatttcataaataaaaagataatttcttcaaacatttttttgagaggattagtattcaacattcaacagcatagtgaattgctcaaaggcaaaaaataaatttaagttcattagaccacattcattctatgtcagaaacctatgctgtgtcaactatttaatcacaatccaaatttagagctgaatccaacttgaatgttgtgtccatacttgctccaactgttcagggttcaacctttgcggtcgtataaatcTGTGCCCTGAGGAGCATCTGGTTTGTTGTTGGGTTTGTTTtctaggtgtttttttttgggggggggggatgaCTTTTGATCCATCTCATGATCAAATTCCAGGTCCAAGTTTCAACCCTATCACACCAATTGTTCtgtctttcatattttaaagCCCCTACTGCTAGGTGAAGAGGGCAGTATGTATTAGTTAACCTTGTCTGtacatctgaaaaaaaaattctgttcactaactttagtttgccttaaCCAAAGGttataaaacatatacacaatgcttattacatGTACCATTAAACACAGACATGACTGATCAAATTTTGGTGGCATCACTTAAACATCCACCACAAATAGATCAAGAGTCTGAAAAGACCATATTTTgtttactggtcgagcacacattttactcaCAGGTAATAAGACTTGACTTTATCTTGACAGTCCTTAAAATAACTCGACTTTGGTGTCTACTTTACTTAATAAGTCTGATTCAGGACCTCATAATCTCGGTatagtctgaaatggtcttgacAAATGCTTGACCAGCTTCAACCAGTCTCAGTCTCCACCAGTCTTGACCTTTAAATTTAGTCCAAACTGGTCTGAATCAGCGCATCTAACCCTATAttatattgatcttacaaaattccTGGTAATTTGGTAAGTTGATTCATTGCTGTCAAAAATCTagaattttcagttttttaaaattcagataattatttctataactttttcaaatcaacatggattttctttacattacattacagctatctcaattttacattgagCTTAGATAATCCCAGGTTGTTTGGTAGTTTGATTTACTGCTGTCTATTTAAGGGTTTaatcaaaaggtaaaaaaagCGAGAATTTTCAGTTGGGATTTAACTCAGAAAGTcacctttaatattttttttaacttttccaAAAAGACttgaattttcataaaactatatAGTTATATCTCAATTATTGATCATACAGATTGCCAGGTTGTTGGTAGTTTGAGGTATATCTGTCAAATTTAAGGAATTAattaataggtagaaaaaaagaGCATATTCAGTTCACACTAAATTCAGATAGTCAccttcaactttttttataactttttcaaatcaacttggattttcagaGTTTGAGGATAATCAGCATAAAGCATTAGAACATGTGCCCTTTGTAGGTCCCTAATTTTCAGTCATAACTCATGCCAGTTGTAAAACTAATCTAATCAGTGATTAACGTGTGGGAACCAGAGATTAGTTAACTGGtgaatttaagatattttagCAGTAGTTTTGGTGTTCCTTGTAGCTGTAGACTAAATTATCTAAGCAAGATTAAATGACTATTTTTACCCATTAAATATGGctttatgcatttttatttcCAAGACCCCAGAAACAGCTGAACTATTGCAAACCAAATCTGGATAAAAATGGTCTTTGATGCATTTGGGTTTTAGCATGTCAATATCATTCTAGTCTATTTACAATTGTTGCTACAATGACTAAACacagaacataggggtaaaatgcagctATTTGGAAAACGGTAGACAAAAGAGGAAAATCCAACAGGAATATTTTTTGACAGGTGTATTATGTGTATGtgtaacggtttatttcttcctctgtgatattttatcctgaggATAATTTGTCACTGTAATTTATTTCCAGGCATGGTATTTCACAGGTAGAATTTTTCCAGAGgagtgaaaatctatctgtgTTATGCAGATAGTATGTACCGGTATATATTTGCCGTATCATATTTCACAGAACCTTGTGAAATATACTCTAGTATGGAAGTTACTTgcaatcaatatatacctgactttaattgtaaaatgtttcactaaggtagaacaaatttgcataatttatcaaagggaggtaattataTATGAGCAATTTATATCttaaagatattaatataatatattcctgaatctatttcatagtgaaatttttccttgaatcttattttttatatattcatttatataacaagatGACTaacaacataaatatttaataagacagatattatttcacaggtaaatactatccagctgttaaaattgcttttttaccaatatattgttatgctataatttatctgatttccatataaataacaacaacatatttgtccccagactatttatatagttaataatATTATCATAATCAAATCTTTCCATTACTGTTATTAAATAGTAGTAATGCAACTATATTTCTACCTTTACGttttaatctatatttgtactgagatctgaaacaactcacttttacatgtatttcacttaccttatttaatcatgatattatttcacaattatgatctttgaaattatttctggttttcttttctatgtttaatgataattttcttttaaaagaatgatatttactgaaatttttttaggaaattttttcaatgataatttgtgaaataattcccattaaaatacatttttttttacaaaataggtttaattcaaatacatttttattatttcatagtatttgtAAAGGATAAGTTTTTCTAATAACTATTCAATAAGTTAACTACCCAGATAGAATTTCAcggcaaaggaaaaaaaatcccagggaaatattttcctccggataaaaaaataacaacaactactgtgacattttttcctccggaacaaatttcacccggatataattttgctttacataTGCAGGCTCTTATGAGCATTTGGTCATACCTAGTTAGTGACAACTATTTCATGTGTAATTATGTTGTTTATTGTAGTGTAAAGAGTATAACAATGGAGTTATAACAGGAGATTTATGTTACAGTATTTGTATTGAGAAGTCTATTCCTCTTCATTATTGTGAGTCAGAGACCCACAGTGATATTGTAAgtaatattatgttgtattGCTGTGTTTCAGAGATCTATAAATCTTAAGGGTAAAGTTTCAAAACCCTTATACATATGGTTCTCACTTAATATCTATCTCTTCCAAGGTATATTACTACAGTTGAAAGTTCAAACAAAATAGTGCAGTGAAGTGATCTGTCAATTTTATGTCATTTATTGATTACTAATTATACTTTGATTTTAAGGTGGAATGGgagttcaaacaaaaaattgtatttttttaatatgttgccAAAGTGCAGCTTATAGTATGATAGGTTTCAAAACTACAATAAAAAGGATAGGTCACCTAGCTTGTTTTCAAGCTACagatttgtgaaaaaaatgacaaatttgatATGGATTATACAGAGAAAAAGCATCATAATGTGAATAGAATGTAACTAAATGATAGAGTTTGATTTGAATTGAGACGAGAGTCTAATAAAATGCTTTCAGagtttcaaaagaaaaaaatgttttttccccactttaacatttaatagaaaatttacCTGAAGATTCCTTTGTAAATCATACTTTTCCTCCTTAATAGGCAAAGTttccttaaatttgaaataaagcaTAAATGTTCtacttttgtataaaaaataagcGATGATAAACTATGATTACAATCCTTACACTCATTTggtcatttaaatgaaaattcttaTTCAGCAAGTTGATTTCTACAGAACTGTAACCATGGTaacatatgatatttttgttaacagACCTACAGACATCAGGAATCACTTATTAAGATACAGAAGAACCCTGCTGCAGAACCTCTACCTTATCCTATATCATTAGAAACATTCCAAGATAAAGTGTTCCACTTTCTACAGTACAACCTTGGAGAAATAGACTCCCCACAGTTATTAGATAGAGTTCTAGGGTTTACAGACTTCAATGCAAATGGAGAGGTACTGTATATTACATATAGTTATCTGAAAAACCCACAAACCAATTCCCAAGCTAAAAAATGTTATGATATGGGAGAATCAGTGTTCATTATGGAAAACCTctaagggaacaaccatttaaCTTTAATCGCTGGGggttttaagtttttttatgctatcgatcaaatattttttcttcagtaTTTAATACCTGTCCTTCCGTATTTTGCTTTCATAATCCGGAAAAAAGTCATATTTGCCAGTCATGTCCTAAACTGAAACTATAATGTCCTAAACTTTTAATTGGGATttaggtcaaattttatttttcaacattaaTAATTTCGGTCATTTCATTGAGATCGACTTTCAAAATCgccattttgaacatatttttgttttgttatcgaCTTCCTGTAATTAAACTGCCACTCCAATAAAGTGTTATAATCCTGAGGGCCCTCCTAATAACTATATTAATGCCTCTGGGAGCTATTGGCTAATGATTGCTAATCTCTTTACCTGTGTTTTTAATTCACACCTGGCAATTAATCACAAGCTCCAaactattattataaagaaataaaaattccatACGAACTGGCTTCATTATTTAATTACTCAACAGGTCAGACAattgtcaattatgatttaaaatcaaataaaaacttgtttaattttgtagaaaatttttttttacttctcaCACACGTGCTTTGTTTACTATGTAATACGCATGCTTGAAATTCTCTTCCACAGATTTAGACAATTAAtcgtaaatttaaaataatttcatcctAAATAAAGCTAGCGCaactattttaattaatattcttaCACTATgaaaggtaaaatattaaaaagccgATGATTTCCTGTGATTtggataaacaaaactaatcCCGGAAATGAGTCCGGAATTGTTCGTTTTAGTATTGTCGCAGTACATCCGGTTTGAATTTTGACTTCAGAATCGAAAGAAAAGTAAGCGATAACTGAGAATATTATCGTTTTGagtcattaaaatcattttgttttaaactgttgtCTTCCCTTAATTGCCCTTGATCGATTTTTGGAAAATGGTAGGACAAATCATGAAGTGAATGCGATGCAACAGTGAAACAAGTTTGTTGATGCTATGAACATGACGATCGAGTATGAGCATACTAATAATGAGTCTCATGCAGTAATGTGATTTTGGCAATCATCTTTTGAAAAGGGGCATCAACTTTTAAGTTGTTTGAAAATGACCGAAATTAGGTGAAAAAATTTCCGGATCCTTGTTTCATATGTCTGTGTATCTGTACAAAATCAGTTTCCATTCTCCAACTTTAGTTTGTCTCAATCAAATGATAAGAAACTTACTGtgaattaatttatttacatacacgtgggtaccaattttcgtggattaacgAAAACTTGTATATTCTTGGATATTTCATTTCGTTgttttgctgaagtctgcatacaaacctaTAGATGGAAAATGcatcattcgttgaacatttaatttcgtggtttaacTGTATCAACAAAATGCAGGAAAATTGTTATCtaaggaataataatgaatccacagtacacaCAATGCTCATAACcataaaacacagatcaagtctGAATTTTGGTGGCTTTACTAACTGTTCTGGAGTGGTATGCctctttataactttatatgcaAGCAGGGTCATCATCTTTGTTCCATGgacacattctcaatttatttcctttttagaAACCAATGATCCATTGGAATAATTAGTTGCATATTTTAATTCCAGATGAATTATGCTGAGTGCAATACTCTGTGGCAGCTACTTCATACTAGAGAATTTTTTATTCTGCTGATCTTTCAAAATGAGGCAAGTTTTCCTAAGATAAATGGAACTTGTGGAAGTGCCTATGCCTATGATTACATTCCCAGTTCACCATTGTATCAGAAAAAAAGTGATGTTAATCCTGTGATGCAGTACTTCTTTCCAAATTATAATCAGTGGATGTTACCTACATGGGAGAAGAGAGCTCAGATAGCTATAGGACTGTTGGAATTGTCCTCCATTTTGACAGAATCGTTCAGTACAAAGTTTTACATGTGTGATATAAAACATACTAACTTTGGTGTGTCAAAAGATTTTGAAGCTAAAGTTGTCAACTTAGAGAGTGTTATGTCTGAACAACAGCTGCTACATTCAGGTGGTAAAAAACGCTGTTATTTCGATAGCGAATGTTCCTATGGTATCGGGTGCAGTATGTCATGTGATGTAAATTCCCGTACATGTTCAAATGTCCCGAGGAGACCTGCAGTGTCTTTTATTTGTGATatattgaaagattatgttttatttgactcCCCAGAGAATTGCAAGTTTCTATTTGAATCGTTAATTTCACAATGTCAGTCCTTGACATCACTTAATCATACTATAAGTCACAATGTTATACCTAACAAGATCAAAGACATACTGTGGAACCAGGTTAAAAATAAACCAGTAGATTGGTTAAAACCTAGAAAGAAAAGAAGTCTAGTGCAGAAAAATGTAcctttgaaaaaagtaaacaagaaATTACGAGTATAACAGAAACTGAAATTCTTAAATTTctattatacaaatgtttattttggaaaaaCAAATGAGCCATGAagcaaattatttttcatttgaaatgatAACTTGACAAGAATTTGTGTAGAAAATGAATGATGTGTACaacttaaaaaatgtatgtacattGTAATAAGCtatgttttttcaaaatttcttaaaaataatcaatgaaCAGGTTGATCATCAGTGATTTGCTTGTGGTTGTCGAATGACTTGAACCCATGTGAAAAATGGCAGCCAAAAAGTAGTTGAAGCTAATTGCTgattgtatacatatatacattgtaattaagtaaaatcaaaagcttccTTCAGCTTGATTGAACTTTCCGTCCAGCTACCTCAGGCATGAAAACATGTGATTTTAATGTTGGTGTGTGATCTAGTcaaacttttattataattgTAATGCTGTTCtattaaaacatacatgtacatggtacCCAGGTTAGGCACTTTAAAATAGAATttacacctacatgtataagggCACATTCAAATAGAATTTACACCTACATGTATAGGGGCACTTTCAAATAtcattgtacaaaatatatagtTAAACCCACATGAAGTTGAGATTGATAAGTTTACTCCCTGGGACCCATGTATGTTTTTACAACAGTTTAAATGTATACGGTTGTATGTTCATTATTTTTACTATGAATGAATGAAATGCAGTAGGATGTCAGTTATAAGTCTTGGTGAAGGCATTGATACAATGTATAGGAGagtttgcattttaggcaactgATTACACGAGGGGACATAAAGTAATTGAACAATAAACATATCCATTACCATATTATAATTTTAGAGTAATACAATTTCAATTGAAAAGCATGCATAGTACAAATTCATATGAAGTACGAAAACATATGATCTGATGAAGAATTGGAATGAGTGAGAAAAATGTATTTACACAATGGTCGTAGATAAGGAAGATAAAATCATAATATGAAAATAGATCAGATGAATAAACAGCCAGTTCTAGCATACAGaacttcttttattttaatttcgaatgtaacaatatatatagCCATAATCTGCCCACGAACAAAAATTGTCTTAATGTTATGACTAAACATTACAGTTGTTTGATTGCcgtatttatagattatttatgtttttttaaacgagATGCTTTTTCTCATTCTCATCTCATCGAAGGGCGGAGCCCTGAGATGAGATGAGAATGAGAAAATGCAtcgagtttaaaaaaacataaataatctatttatcgctattatttgtatttcgaatatcattttatttaaatttcagtaaaaaaatttATCTTATACGATGATgatgcattttcttttgtggtacattttactactttttttgGGCGTAGGctcatttgatataaatatgtagTCACTCAGGTAGTTCATTCATTCGAAAAAAGATGTCTCATCTGACCATCCAGCGTGTTCAAATATGACGAAGACCATTTTCACTGTTGATAAACTGTAATTTGGTGTTTCTACGTATCAAAATGAAGTAAACGGTtgaatatttaatgtattttcaaagCAGACgaagaaatatacatgtatgaaaaaatgtacatgcaaACAGACCTACGATGATTTGAAGTAGACTTATGTGTAaaaggacattttttatttgttaaaaccTGAATTGATTACTTTTATTAACTTCCAATACATTATTTAACGGCGAAATTCacggtaaaatattaaaacgagAAATCAAATTTCAGCGCAGTCATcagataacatttttttgtatagttcCGGCTAATCTTTTCTGATTGACCGACACTCCAGCGCATGAATTAGGTTAATACGCTGTTGCTAAGGACCTTGGAaactagcgataattttcattCTCACTCTACACAAGTggtatgaaaattatcacaaaaaaacatcaaaggaaaaatacagataatagcGATAATGTTGTataaatgtacatatttatattaagaaacaattatttatagAACTACATGCATGATATTACCTCAATGAGCTGCTTTGAAAtcctttgatatttgatttaattataatatctgtttgaataattatatttgaatgtTATATCTATCAGGATTATtgacaataatatatttgtaactAGATAATGCAGCGGGCAAGACCATTTAGTACCTAAACTAATGTTTTATTCAAGTTGTTTATACTTTATCCATTCCATGCACTCAGGTATATTGTTATTAATAGTCCTcttgttaaaatttaacaaactttatcCTGGGTATATGTTGATTTGTTTCGTTTGTCATTGACCAAATTATTCCAATGTCTTACATAAAGTTTTAGtcatttgccaaaaaaataaataacaaacattCAGAAATAGGTCAAATAAGATGAATCTTTGCTGCTTGCATTAATtgtacaataaattataaaaggaATAGCATTGATTGAAAAGGATtgttttgatagaaaatattagtgagttatctccccttgagATTGCAAAACATTTTGTCTTGACAAAGTATAAACTAACACGTTAGATAGATCTAATTAACGTGGTTTGGATGCCATTTGCAAAccatcaatatgaaataaaaagtaatatttgttattgaatAACTCTCCTAGATTAGTAAACTATGTTTTAATTGGTTCGTTATGTAATTTGTTGTTGATCAGATATGACTCTCTTTTGCATGGTTTATGACACCATTAAATAAGGGGGAAACAAAATAGAATAATCTCTCTTTTCCCTTTCCGTCATGGCATCAAACAAAACGTAAATGctgtttttaacaaataatgggACTTATTACTGATTTTTAATGAATGTTGGTAAACAAAATGTAGATTTTATTCCACTTATTTACCATGCCCATTTCTGTTGATATTcaatgtactgtaaattcagaaatgattgtgaggtttttatcaATGCAAGTTATGCAACTGAATGAGCATAGCAATAATAAGTTACAATTGTTTGCAGATTTTCATAAAATCGCAATGATTTATCACGCTTTTCAGACTTTCAGTCCAttcttcaaaataataaatgcatgtaataatttctgaatttatagttGTTATTCAGATGTATGAAAATgtatgatatttgttaaaacatatattgtatCAGTCCACAGAAGGTGAAATTTCCTGATCCTcaaaattattgtgaaaaaGTTACATCTACTACTCAAATGCAAAAAATGTAatgtttaagatttaaaaatgtttgttaattttctgGTATTTTACTGTTACTACGCATTTGTGACTTGTTGTCTTcagttatttatttatgttttgttatttatattatttatgtttatggaAGATTCtttataaaatgtgtattgttGAAGACAATATGttgaaatattactgtaacattttttgtttgtttgtgttattgAGTTTTTGTCTCCTTGTTGtgtaatacacattttttttctatactgATCCTGATCAGGGATGGTGTCAGTGTATAAACTGTAGTGCATTTGTGATATCTTCATTGTCTCATATAATTGATAACTTTCAAGATTGGTAAATTCTTTATCGAAGataaagaacaaaacattattaTACCCCACACAACGAGTTGCAGAGTGTTGAAAGTTTTTGacctgtctgtctgtcaatccTGTTGTTGTCATCGATCATCtaaactcctctgaaaccacacaacagaatttcatgaaactttgtaaataataagcgcatactatgtagatgtgcatattgacaggaaattatgatttaatttttgttttcttagaGTTATTTTAGTTGTCCAGTGAAAATGTGGGGTCGTGGGGTATATGTGAATGcactcactaaggttctttaattatGTAGACACAATGGAATTTAGGTAGCGTCTGTTggttgttacatattttttaagcattttataatattatctTCTATATCTCTTATTCAGCATACTGCCAGTATTTCATGTTTAAGAATGAATGACCAAAAGTCATCCAATCAGCCAACATATTGATATCctgcaataatttaattttgaatgtaacacGTCTCCTGATTGGctgatgttattttgttatgagcccatagacataattcagtcatttgacatacatgtatgttattcagtgtgcaccaaattttttatgttatttcttcatagacagaaaaaatattacagtcattccttaaatgtttATTTGCATCTGCTCTTTAAAAGGAAAAGATATGATTAAGGCTATTTTTTGCCTGTTTGATTGGAAAGTAAAAAAGTAATAATCTATCacaatctgattaaaattcATATTCTTTGCCCACGCTTCCCTAACAAGGATTTGATAACGCTCCCTTCTACTTTCTATTTGAAGGCCTTTATAAGTCCTCTGGTCTTATTGTAATGATATAcaccttctaaaatttgaaaGTTGTAATTTAATTGACTGATGTTTCAATtaattatcagaaaataatgtAGAAAATAGAGTTGATAGATCCTAAAGTGAGAAGGGACAcatgatttgtatttttaaatagattGAATCTATCAAATATCATTCTTGAGTGTAGCTGCAGAACCGTAGCTCTTATGTCCGTATgctatattttgactatttgcgtACCATATGGTCctcaaatagtcaaaaaatagcATAAGGACATAAGAGCTACGGTTCTGTAGCTATCTTGAGTGTTGACCTAAGTCTTTATGAGATGAATGTGTTTGCTTATGGTTTTGCATGACATATTTTCTTCCGGCATGGAATCTTTGaactttttat
Proteins encoded:
- the LOC134706947 gene encoding divergent protein kinase domain 1B-like, with the translated sequence MKIYPKMPCSTVSPWKQSKVNRQLCRFLKKINKCKVNRDDLFVYLFILITIVVIVFIIILVWTLGGDRCNGQRTKQALCKEYNNGVITGDLCYSICIEKSIPLHYCESETHSDITYRHQESLIKIQKNPAAEPLPYPISLETFQDKVFHFLQYNLGEIDSPQLLDRVLGFTDFNANGEMNYAECNTLWQLLHTREFFILLIFQNEASFPKINGTCGSAYAYDYIPSSPLYQKKSDVNPVMQYFFPNYNQWMLPTWEKRAQIAIGLLELSSILTESFSTKFYMCDIKHTNFGVSKDFEAKVVNLESVMSEQQLLHSGGKKRCYFDSECSYGIGCSMSCDVNSRTCSNVPRRPAVSFICDILKDYVLFDSPENCKFLFESLISQCQSLTSLNHTISHNVIPNKIKDILWNQVKNKPVDWLKPRKKRSLVQKNVPLKKVNKKLRV